One Coprobacter fastidiosus genomic window, AAACGTTGATATCCGGAATTTAATAAAATACCTTCCTGATTCAAATACGATAATGAAGCAGTATAACGAGTTTCGGCTGTTCCTCCGGTCAAAGAGATGTAATGATTATTAGTAAAGGCTGTCCGGAAAATATCATCCTGCCATTTAAACTGATCGGGATAATTACGATAAGACTCAAGTGTCCGCCCATTACTATAATAAGAAGAACTTAAATCACCTTGTATCTCTTCCTGGAGTTTTACAAACTCATAAGCATCCATCAACTCAAGTTTTTTTGTCACTGTAGAAACGCTGAAACTACCATTATAAGAGATTTTCGGTTTGCCGATCTGCCCCTTTTTCGTTGTAATAATAACGACTCCGTTTGCTCCCCGGGCTCCATAAATAGCTGTAGCCGAAGCATCCTTTAAAAAGTTCATCGACTCAATATCGTTCGGGTTCAAAGATGCGGCATCGGCATCTTCTACAGGAAACCCGTCAATTACGAACAGCGGAGAATTATCCTGAGTAATGGAATTTCCCCCACGGATCACGATGTTAAATGCCGAACCCGGCATACCTTCATTAGAAGAAACTTGAACTCCGGCAATACGACCTGCCAGTGCTTGGTCAAAACTAACTACCGGAGTTTGCAATATATCTCCCAAATTAGCTTCGCCAACAGCTCCGGTCAAATCTTTCCGGCGAACTTCCTGATAACCGACAACGACAACCTCATCCAAGTCTTTAGAGGTCTCTTTCATAACAACCGTCATCGGTTTCTTTAAATCTACTTTCTGTTCAACTGCTCCGAATCCCAAAAAAGTAAAACGGAGAATTGCATTTCCATTTGGTACCGAAATACCGAACTTTCCGTCTACATCAGTTGTTGTACCTTTTGTTGTACCTTTTACAAGAATACTGACACCCGGAAGCCCGGCACCCGACTGATCGACTACGGTTCCGGTCACATTTTTTTGAGCTTGCAATGCCAAAGCACCGAAAGCACACAACATCACTAGGATAATCCTTAGTTTATTTTCTTTCATGAGTCTTGGTGATATTTGATTAGGGTTATTGTTTCAAAACTAAATTGCATTTTGCGTTGTTCTTCTTCTAAAACCGAAAAAGAAATATCCGTCGATTATTAAAAGACAAAGAGGAATTTTGTGTTCCATGGAAATATTCATACAATTAATTCGGGATTATTATACACTTCAAATTTTCGGCTAATATAGATACATTTAAATGAGATACATCCGTTTATACCGCCAAGCATAGCCCATAAAATAAAAAATGGAACTCTTTAATATTTTCCGAATAATCTTCAAAAGGAGTCCCGTTTTTTTGATACAAATTATATAAGAATATAGGACATGCTTCTTGTATAAAAAGAATCGATGAATATCATTACAAATTATCTTAGCACCAGAAAATAATTCAAGACATTAACTAATCAAAAAAAACACAAAGCCCATCTATGAAAAAGACACTCTTTTTTGCAGGTTTATCACTATTGTCTCTTTTTAGTTGCATGAAAAACACCAAACACCAAGCAGGACAAATCGATCCGGTGCAGAAAGGTATAGAAACGGCAACTCAACAAATAGGCAGGCAAGTCGAAATCATTGAAGATTCCGGGAAATTTCTGAACCCGAGAACTGTTTATAACGGTGTAATCGAATATATTCCGGCAGATGACTGGACCAGCGGATTTTTTCCCGGAACAATGTGGTATATGTACGAGCTTACCAATGATAACAAATGGAAAGATTTAGGAATCAAATACACCGAAACATTAGATTCGATAAAATATCTCAAGTGGCATCATGATGTAGGCTTTATGATTTATTGCAGTTATGGAAACGCATATCGATTAACCGGAAATCCGGCATACAAAGATGTGATTATAGAAACGGCAAAATCTCTATCCTCTCGATTCAGACCTGTTGCAGGTGTCATACAATCATGGGATGAAGACCGGGGTTGGCAAGGGACAAGAGGTTGGATGTGTCCTGTTATTATCGATAACATGATGAATCTCGAACTTTTGTTCGAAGCGACGAAATTAAGCGGAGACTCGACATACCGCAAA contains:
- a CDS encoding glycoside hydrolase family 88 protein, translated to MKKTLFFAGLSLLSLFSCMKNTKHQAGQIDPVQKGIETATQQIGRQVEIIEDSGKFLNPRTVYNGVIEYIPADDWTSGFFPGTMWYMYELTNDNKWKDLGIKYTETLDSIKYLKWHHDVGFMIYCSYGNAYRLTGNPAYKDVIIETAKSLSSRFRPVAGVIQSWDEDRGWQGTRGWMCPVIIDNMMNLELLFEATKLSGDSTYRKIAISHADTTLAHHFRPDNSCYHVVDYDKIKGGVRSRQTAQGYADESSWARGQAWALYGYTVCYRETKDKKYLEQAQKVYDFIFNNKNMPEDLVPYWDFDAPHIPNEPRDASAAAVIASALYELSTYDNSKEYKKTADQIIESLSSPAYLAIVGTNGNFVLMHSVGSIPHHSEIDVPLNYADYYYLEALTRKINLEKK